A window of Chloroflexota bacterium contains these coding sequences:
- a CDS encoding ArsA family ATPase — protein sequence MITKTTQQFLAEHPKMKYVFFGGKGGVGKTVMAGTAALWLAQQGKRTLLASTNPVHSLSSLLGQDVFGKPTPVMGVNNLWAHEIDTRETIEKSKKEIREKIEWFLKFADIKTKADEFVESATMNPAFEESAMFENMIDIMFEDKYEAYVFDTAPTANARRLLGMSSVYSLWVNKMVQSREEARSLRELLSYSKKKQEKDPLMEYLLRFKDRMAHAKELLTDAEKTAFFFVTLPEALPIAVITRFINWFNEFGIPVGGVVVNMVIDKSTVNATTPDFVRNRIAMQDEYMEVIHRTFGDSVRAIVPLYETEVRGVTMLERTARDLFK from the coding sequence ATGATCACCAAGACAACGCAGCAATTCCTCGCCGAACACCCGAAAATGAAGTACGTCTTCTTCGGGGGCAAGGGCGGCGTCGGTAAGACTGTCATGGCCGGCACAGCCGCCTTGTGGCTCGCGCAGCAGGGCAAGCGCACGCTCCTGGCCTCCACCAACCCCGTCCACAGCCTGAGCAGCCTTCTGGGGCAGGATGTTTTCGGCAAGCCCACGCCCGTAATGGGGGTGAACAACCTCTGGGCGCATGAGATTGATACGCGCGAGACGATAGAAAAGTCCAAGAAGGAAATCCGCGAGAAGATAGAGTGGTTCCTGAAGTTCGCGGATATCAAGACCAAGGCGGACGAGTTCGTGGAATCGGCGACGATGAACCCGGCCTTTGAAGAGTCGGCCATGTTTGAGAACATGATTGACATCATGTTTGAGGACAAGTACGAGGCCTACGTCTTTGACACCGCGCCGACGGCCAACGCGCGCCGCCTGCTGGGCATGTCCTCGGTCTACTCGCTGTGGGTCAACAAGATGGTGCAGAGCCGCGAGGAGGCCAGGAGCCTGCGGGAACTGCTGTCGTACAGCAAGAAGAAGCAGGAGAAGGACCCCCTCATGGAGTACCTGCTGCGCTTCAAGGACCGTATGGCGCACGCGAAGGAACTCCTCACCGATGCGGAAAAGACGGCGTTCTTCTTCGTAACGCTGCCCGAGGCGCTTCCTATCGCGGTCATCACGCGGTTCATCAATTGGTTCAACGAGTTCGGCATCCCGGTCGGTGGCGTTGTGGTGAACATGGTCATTGACAAGAGCACGGTGAACGCCACGACGCCTGACTTCGTCCGTAACCGTATTGCCATGCAGGACGAGTATATGGAGGTCATTCACCGAACCTTCGGGGACTCGGTGCGGGCCATCGTGCCGCTTTACGAGACAGAGGTCCGCGGCGTAACGATGTTGGAGCGCACCGCTCGCGACCTGTTCAAGTAG
- a CDS encoding TRC40/GET3/ArsA family transport-energizing ATPase: MSLAEVFEKNPDRRYIMFGGKGGLGKTTFSAATAYWLAKKGYRVLVFSVDPQASLSDIFQRDIFGKGPVEIMPNLYAQEIDADKRIKEYQDEIRRKILDMYGLPEVPQEIENYIQAAAAEPAMEESAIFDEVVDIVVGGQYDYYIYDLVPLGHALYYLSMASVYDQWIDKITALREEMAEYEKVAAVMRREKETEEDKILKELLYIKNRINTSSGILTDKQKTAFFFVLVPEEMIILDTQKAAGLFAKFNVPLSGYIVNRVIPVELAQQNIPAYLRNRIEMQRQYLDKINRTFGGEVLAWVPEFERDITGLPMIEKVANAMFGGNGA; this comes from the coding sequence TTGTCATTAGCAGAGGTTTTTGAAAAGAATCCCGACCGTCGCTACATTATGTTTGGGGGCAAGGGTGGTCTGGGGAAGACCACATTCTCCGCTGCCACGGCGTACTGGCTGGCCAAGAAGGGCTATCGCGTTCTGGTGTTCTCCGTGGATCCGCAGGCTTCGCTTTCGGATATTTTCCAACGAGACATCTTCGGCAAGGGCCCTGTAGAAATCATGCCGAATTTGTATGCTCAAGAGATTGATGCAGACAAACGCATCAAGGAGTACCAGGACGAGATTCGCCGCAAGATTCTGGACATGTACGGCCTGCCCGAGGTGCCCCAGGAGATTGAGAACTACATCCAGGCCGCAGCGGCAGAACCCGCCATGGAGGAAAGCGCCATCTTTGACGAGGTGGTGGACATCGTCGTGGGGGGACAGTACGACTACTACATCTACGACCTGGTGCCCCTGGGCCACGCGCTCTACTACCTCAGCATGGCATCCGTGTACGACCAGTGGATTGACAAGATCACGGCGCTGCGCGAGGAGATGGCCGAGTACGAGAAAGTGGCAGCCGTGATGAGGCGGGAGAAGGAGACCGAAGAGGACAAGATTCTGAAGGAGTTGCTCTACATTAAGAATCGCATCAATACCTCTTCGGGTATCCTGACCGACAAGCAGAAGACGGCCTTCTTCTTCGTGCTGGTTCCGGAAGAGATGATTATCCTGGACACGCAGAAGGCGGCGGGGCTGTTCGCCAAGTTCAACGTGCCCTTGTCTGGCTACATCGTCAACCGCGTGATCCCTGTGGAACTGGCGCAGCAGAACATCCCCGCGTATTTGCGCAACCGCATTGAGATGCAGCGGCAGTATCTGGACAAGATCAACCGCACTTTCGGCGGCGAAGTGCTGGCGTGGGTGCCCGAGTTTGAGCGGGACATCACCGGCTTGCCGATGATAGAGAAAGTCGCCAATGCGATGTTTGGAGGTAATGGCGCATGA
- a CDS encoding universal stress protein — protein sequence MYRKILLPIDSAGVPDDTARHIISLAQVHNAAILGLRVIPIVSSGEAFFDKVQVELGSRGARLRDAAEAEFARLGAMSKDAGVAFAGEVIFTERGEAEAIATYAAENGCDLIAMPVHPRTALSRWLMGNVEDKVRRRATVPVLFIPVAVGSGA from the coding sequence ATGTATCGCAAGATTCTGTTGCCCATTGATTCCGCAGGTGTGCCGGACGACACGGCGCGGCACATCATTTCGCTGGCGCAGGTGCACAACGCGGCCATCCTCGGGCTGCGAGTGATCCCCATTGTATCCTCGGGCGAAGCGTTTTTTGACAAGGTACAGGTGGAACTTGGGTCTCGCGGGGCGCGATTGCGCGACGCCGCGGAGGCCGAGTTTGCACGGCTTGGGGCGATGAGCAAGGATGCCGGCGTCGCCTTCGCGGGCGAGGTGATTTTCACCGAACGCGGCGAGGCAGAGGCCATTGCGACGTATGCGGCCGAGAACGGCTGCGACCTGATCGCGATGCCCGTGCACCCGCGAACCGCCCTGTCGCGGTGGCTGATGGGGAACGTGGAAGACAAGGTGCGGCGGCGCGCAACCGTACCCGTCTTGTTCATTCCGGTAGCCGTCGGCTCCGGCGCGTAG
- a CDS encoding ferritin-like domain-containing protein: MSKQNIIAILQDALKAELAAVEMYAAHAKAIPEAAVAEGVQAILEVEQEHAANLSRRIREIGGRPLEPGGAATVAGRVAAVGSQALPTAEMLRLELGEEQTAIKHYAMAIAEIMDDEDTLSMLTEHLQDEIAHATWMKRQIRALGTA; this comes from the coding sequence ATGTCTAAGCAAAACATTATTGCAATTCTGCAGGACGCTCTGAAGGCGGAACTGGCCGCTGTAGAGATGTACGCGGCCCATGCGAAGGCGATCCCAGAGGCGGCTGTCGCGGAGGGTGTTCAGGCGATTCTGGAAGTGGAGCAGGAGCACGCGGCCAACCTGTCGCGCCGCATACGGGAAATCGGCGGGCGGCCGCTGGAGCCAGGGGGGGCAGCCACGGTCGCGGGCCGGGTCGCCGCCGTCGGCAGCCAGGCGCTCCCCACGGCCGAGATGCTGCGCCTGGAACTGGGCGAGGAGCAGACGGCCATCAAGCACTACGCGATGGCCATCGCCGAGATCATGGACGATGAGGATACGCTGTCCATGCTGACGGAGCACCTGCAAGATGAGATCGCCCATGCCACGTGGATGAAGCGCCAGATACGGGCGCTGGGAACGGCCTAA